A region from the Chitinophaga sp. Cy-1792 genome encodes:
- a CDS encoding FecR family protein produces the protein MEPNQHQLNILLDRIYNGTANEQEREIIRNWMVGMDISDTATSADLLQAAKQDMLQRILAEEPAVTPPTIRSNGFLKAMRTWKAAAAVFVLALASWFLFNKGKSSKEPVYTTIAATQRNIKLIELPDGSQVWLNAGSRLEYIPDQFNKDKRCVKLTGEGFFSIAPDKERPFIVSSDHIETQVLGTAFNIETYPGETEIRIALVQGSVAVKDIHSNSYTVLHPNEMLRYVRASGQSGVVGFSNKMGDWVHGHMIFEELPLADVLDRIAYRFGISIQYDRALVANKRVTGDISPDKWQTVLDDILFIHKLRYTTKNGIVYISKR, from the coding sequence ATGGAGCCAAATCAACATCAGCTGAATATATTACTTGATCGCATCTACAACGGTACGGCAAACGAACAGGAGCGGGAAATTATCCGCAACTGGATGGTCGGGATGGATATCAGTGATACGGCCACTTCTGCCGATTTGCTGCAGGCCGCAAAACAGGATATGCTCCAACGTATCCTTGCAGAGGAACCTGCTGTAACGCCACCGACTATACGTAGTAATGGTTTCCTGAAAGCAATGCGCACCTGGAAAGCCGCTGCTGCCGTATTTGTGCTGGCACTGGCATCCTGGTTCCTGTTTAATAAAGGTAAATCTTCAAAGGAGCCGGTATATACTACCATCGCTGCTACCCAAAGAAATATCAAGCTTATTGAACTGCCGGATGGCTCACAGGTATGGCTAAACGCAGGCTCCAGGCTGGAATATATACCCGATCAGTTTAATAAAGATAAACGCTGTGTAAAGCTGACCGGGGAAGGGTTTTTCTCCATCGCACCTGATAAGGAACGCCCTTTTATCGTATCCTCCGATCATATAGAAACGCAGGTATTAGGTACTGCATTCAATATAGAAACCTATCCCGGCGAAACAGAGATCCGTATTGCGCTGGTGCAGGGCTCCGTTGCAGTAAAAGATATACATAGCAACAGCTATACGGTGCTGCATCCCAACGAAATGCTGCGCTATGTGCGGGCCAGCGGACAATCAGGGGTAGTCGGTTTCTCGAATAAAATGGGTGACTGGGTACACGGGCATATGATATTCGAAGAGCTGCCACTGGCTGATGTCCTGGACCGTATTGCCTATCGTTTTGGCATATCCATACAATACGACAGGGCGCTCGTCGCCAACAAAAGAGTAACAGGAGATATAAGTCCGGATAAATGGCAGACAGTACTGGACGACATTCTATTTATACATAAACTCAGGTATACCACCAAAAACGGCATTGTATATATAAGCAAGCGGTAA
- a CDS encoding TonB-dependent receptor domain-containing protein, with protein sequence MDHKINRKLVQHRFLKAMLLSLLFLQLGMAAQAQLNSLHQKVDVRMDNSNALAIITVLSKQSGCSFFYTAAELGVVKVAAFRANGTLGNALQQLKLQAPLDFKVNGNNISVQVTTVAAPTKTDSLKRHLFKGKITDAKTGKPVALVEVFAQESHASTTTNFNGDFELQLPAAHDLFIFTKAGYASQVINGNVQTLHAVSLVPDNRTLLGVTVSSRKRMNNEAAVLDERKNAATVSDGISAENIEKTASITTAQALQRVSGVTITDDKYVAVRGLGDRSVIGELNGIRLASSDPDRSTIPLDLVPANLLDNIVVFKTMTPDKPADASGGIVELKTLSIPTRKTLAITAEAGTNSNIGPGGKVNSFYNSDMGFLGEKIKTHDLQQNYLSLDKQYPGGLSQIQQLASGAKNDPAILSEIDRINGIMHHFDPVLTTRYKKAPLNGIYNITFGNAYSLFKHHQLGLILSGSYYSRSTDVNNGQLNQYSIYQGVMTGNPAIDESRVIPAYITPNTPNLGKYVGYKENTGTQTLNYGLLGGLAYRFNPNNEISCQYMGNWGGETQATSLTGQYAYVTGLTGPVYSNIYSLKQTYRTFRTYNLQGEHKLSDGKRAPRLSYNAASSRATQDDPDYRFINLADYRPAGGGYVTAPIPDGTGYHYQGVTDYYALVSGYVNGFGPYGKIQADPNGRRFRNMTETNYNYKADVTFPFGISGLDQAFKTGVNYLYRERNFTENVLSLPGSNFSTLKQYPLYQVYGNLDRLVGYDQIGIHLPTASSPEGMPLTNGFLYNIRKSPNNYTGFYETSAFYGMLDLHLQSNLRLAGGVRLEKTNIQSKIDTAGVYIDPSLSDAGINLVNTNPVSKYITEYKPYYSANLTWTLQETMNLRLAYGTSLARPEIREMTNVFEFDPFQQALVVGNPKLVNQQATSYDFRWEWFPHKGEVLAASFFAKEIRNQLEKVFIQNSDGVNAKFPEFPTVAYQNNPNAGHVWGIELEIVKDLGLLWKPLNNFFIGSNLMVASSSVRKNKERLDAARIIDRQSPENSPLFEQAPYSINGFLNYTNKKSGTDITATFNMVGERLIQVNMDGSPDLYSRPMPVLDFIFSQQLAKRLVFKGYAKNILNSPYEEVYSNPQTNGKYYGTRYLRRSYKRGTEFMLGLTYNLF encoded by the coding sequence ATGGACCATAAGATTAACAGGAAACTGGTACAACACCGGTTCCTAAAGGCTATGCTATTGAGCTTACTTTTCCTGCAACTGGGAATGGCAGCACAGGCGCAGCTTAACAGCCTTCATCAAAAGGTGGATGTCAGGATGGACAATTCCAATGCACTGGCGATTATCACCGTGCTCAGTAAACAGTCGGGATGCTCCTTCTTCTACACTGCCGCTGAACTCGGTGTTGTCAAAGTAGCGGCATTCCGGGCCAACGGCACGCTGGGCAATGCATTGCAGCAACTGAAGTTGCAGGCACCGCTCGACTTTAAAGTCAATGGAAATAATATATCCGTACAGGTGACTACCGTTGCCGCCCCTACGAAAACAGATTCGCTGAAAAGACATCTGTTTAAAGGAAAAATTACCGACGCAAAAACCGGTAAACCAGTTGCACTGGTAGAAGTTTTTGCGCAGGAAAGTCATGCCAGTACCACTACCAACTTCAATGGCGACTTTGAGCTACAGCTGCCTGCTGCACACGACCTGTTCATCTTTACCAAAGCAGGGTATGCCAGCCAGGTGATTAACGGCAACGTACAAACGTTGCATGCGGTGTCGCTCGTACCTGATAACAGAACACTGCTGGGGGTAACCGTTTCTTCCAGGAAGCGCATGAATAACGAAGCTGCTGTATTGGATGAAAGAAAGAATGCAGCAACTGTTTCCGATGGTATTTCTGCAGAGAACATCGAGAAAACAGCCAGTATTACCACTGCACAGGCCCTGCAACGTGTATCCGGCGTAACGATCACCGATGATAAGTATGTAGCTGTGCGCGGCCTCGGCGACCGTAGCGTTATCGGTGAGCTGAACGGCATTCGCCTGGCTTCTTCAGACCCCGACAGAAGCACCATCCCGCTGGACCTCGTGCCGGCCAACCTGCTCGATAATATCGTGGTGTTCAAAACCATGACACCAGACAAACCTGCTGATGCTTCCGGTGGTATCGTGGAACTGAAAACGCTGTCCATCCCCACCAGGAAAACGCTGGCCATTACCGCAGAAGCAGGCACCAACTCCAATATCGGCCCGGGAGGTAAAGTAAACAGCTTCTATAACAGCGATATGGGTTTTTTAGGGGAGAAAATCAAAACGCATGACCTCCAGCAGAATTACCTGAGTCTGGATAAGCAATACCCTGGCGGACTCTCGCAAATACAACAACTGGCTTCAGGTGCAAAAAATGATCCTGCCATCTTATCTGAAATAGATAGAATCAACGGTATCATGCACCACTTCGATCCGGTGCTGACCACCCGCTATAAAAAGGCGCCACTGAATGGCATCTACAATATTACTTTCGGTAACGCCTACTCGCTGTTTAAACATCACCAGCTGGGGCTGATCCTCAGCGGCAGCTACTACAGCCGCTCCACAGATGTTAACAACGGACAGCTGAACCAGTATAGCATCTACCAGGGCGTAATGACCGGCAACCCGGCGATTGATGAATCACGGGTAATCCCTGCCTACATTACACCCAATACACCCAATCTGGGAAAGTATGTGGGTTATAAAGAAAATACAGGTACGCAAACACTGAACTATGGCCTCCTGGGAGGACTGGCCTACCGCTTTAACCCCAACAACGAAATCAGCTGTCAGTATATGGGTAACTGGGGCGGCGAAACACAGGCCACCAGCCTTACCGGACAGTATGCCTATGTAACAGGACTCACAGGGCCGGTATACAGCAACATATATTCGCTGAAACAAACCTATCGTACTTTCCGTACCTATAACCTGCAGGGAGAACATAAATTAAGCGATGGTAAACGCGCACCACGACTGAGTTACAACGCTGCTTCATCGCGGGCTACGCAGGATGATCCCGATTACAGGTTTATCAACCTGGCAGATTACCGCCCCGCTGGCGGAGGATATGTAACGGCACCCATTCCTGATGGAACCGGGTATCATTACCAGGGCGTCACGGATTATTATGCGCTGGTATCCGGCTATGTGAATGGTTTCGGCCCCTATGGCAAGATACAGGCCGACCCCAACGGACGCCGCTTCCGTAATATGACGGAAACCAACTATAACTACAAGGCAGATGTGACCTTTCCTTTCGGGATCAGTGGACTGGACCAGGCTTTTAAGACGGGTGTGAACTACCTGTACCGCGAAAGGAATTTTACTGAGAACGTATTGTCGCTGCCAGGTTCCAACTTCTCTACACTAAAACAATATCCGCTATACCAGGTATACGGTAACCTCGACAGGCTGGTGGGATATGATCAGATAGGTATACATCTGCCCACCGCATCTTCTCCGGAAGGTATGCCACTGACAAATGGTTTTCTGTATAACATCAGGAAATCTCCCAACAACTACACCGGGTTCTACGAAACCAGCGCCTTCTATGGTATGCTGGACCTGCACCTCCAAAGCAATCTTCGTTTAGCCGGCGGCGTGAGACTGGAGAAAACAAATATCCAGAGCAAAATCGATACTGCAGGCGTTTACATCGATCCATCGCTGTCTGACGCTGGTATCAACCTGGTCAATACCAACCCGGTATCTAAATATATTACAGAGTATAAACCTTACTATTCTGCCAACCTCACCTGGACATTGCAGGAAACCATGAACCTGCGACTGGCCTATGGTACATCGCTGGCACGCCCTGAGATCAGGGAGATGACCAATGTATTTGAGTTTGATCCGTTTCAGCAGGCGCTGGTAGTAGGGAATCCTAAATTAGTGAACCAGCAGGCCACCAGCTACGACTTCAGGTGGGAATGGTTTCCGCATAAAGGAGAAGTACTGGCAGCATCTTTCTTCGCCAAAGAAATACGTAACCAGTTAGAAAAAGTATTTATCCAGAATTCGGACGGCGTGAATGCGAAGTTTCCGGAATTCCCTACGGTGGCCTATCAGAACAACCCCAATGCCGGACATGTATGGGGGATTGAGCTGGAGATAGTAAAAGACCTGGGATTGTTATGGAAACCCCTCAACAACTTCTTCATCGGCTCTAACCTGATGGTTGCTTCCAGTTCTGTGCGCAAAAACAAAGAACGCCTGGATGCTGCGAGAATTATTGATCGCCAGTCGCCGGAAAACAGTCCGCTGTTTGAACAGGCGCCTTATTCCATCAATGGTTTCCTGAACTATACCAATAAAAAATCAGGTACAGATATCACTGCCACTTTCAATATGGTAGGAGAAAGGCTGATACAGGTAAATATGGACGGTTCTCCGGATTTGTACAGCCGGCCAATGCCTGTGCTGGACTTCATCTTCAGTCAGCAGCTGGCTAAAAGACTGGTGTTTAAAGGTTATGCCAAAAATATCCTCAACAGTCCATATGAAGAAGTATACAGCAACCCGCAAACGAACGGAAAATACTATGGTACCAGGTATTTAAGAAGAAGCTATAAAAGGGGAACCGAATTTATGCTTGGCCTTACCTATAACCTGTTCTAA
- a CDS encoding DUF4397 domain-containing protein translates to MSMTTTKYFFHALMAGMLLLGTACNKSKTDVRPGNEPDYSNMAKSTVRLITFNKTDLIVNSTRVTNWYATTLSNPVDLPYPTPYFPASGKFNGSWYLPQQFLDNKGQATIKAGNPGGTGQPDFIADSFQVQEDYYKPWDYYLGTSAAAKNGIYSMTAVPRNTALPGDPTHIRIRLVNIGMATGNGSGTLSLAYANGTPVSTTTSGIANHSWSDYIELPYGSYQFKVLIDGSGLQIPGRPALLTDAASQTNYSLGGTQVYYAPVQTFQPGGVYTIVVAQMSSVYQYKEYPLYPNCFTVVTDVDPAANLTYGRLQLVNAFDESEKGMVIQVDGVSQVPVTYGNAGGYTILVAGTHHIKATDATGKTAMEKDITIRGGDNLTLWAYPATDNSIAMSVIPNNMGGLRSNGTNADGSDGANNSYDPLKYKVLVQTRFLNLCPDLPYVSFTAKNGALFTEAMFSAAAAAQQLQPGLAPSAVTVPYPYIDLGVVTGGAVEAYQSQPGVLPGNRLINVPALTKMDFVKMPAMYFLDGNAGAESGVYTVALIGRNNSSQHPRMIVVKHNQ, encoded by the coding sequence ATGAGTATGACTACTACAAAATATTTTTTTCATGCGCTGATGGCCGGTATGCTGTTGCTGGGCACGGCCTGCAATAAGAGCAAGACCGACGTGCGGCCGGGCAACGAGCCGGATTACAGCAACATGGCTAAATCAACGGTAAGACTGATCACTTTCAACAAAACAGATCTGATCGTAAACAGTACCCGTGTTACTAACTGGTATGCAACAACGTTATCCAATCCGGTAGACCTGCCTTATCCGACACCGTATTTTCCCGCTTCCGGAAAATTTAACGGCAGCTGGTATCTGCCCCAGCAATTCCTGGATAATAAAGGTCAGGCCACCATTAAAGCCGGAAATCCCGGCGGTACGGGCCAGCCGGACTTTATCGCCGATTCTTTCCAGGTACAGGAAGATTATTACAAGCCCTGGGATTATTACCTGGGAACCAGCGCCGCCGCGAAGAATGGTATTTACAGTATGACGGCGGTACCGCGTAATACCGCATTGCCCGGAGATCCTACGCATATACGTATTCGCCTGGTAAATATTGGTATGGCTACCGGCAATGGTAGCGGTACTTTATCGCTGGCCTATGCGAATGGTACCCCTGTAAGTACTACCACTTCCGGTATTGCCAATCATAGCTGGTCTGATTACATAGAACTGCCTTATGGCAGCTACCAGTTCAAGGTGCTGATAGATGGTTCGGGGCTGCAAATACCCGGCAGGCCTGCCTTGCTGACCGATGCCGCTTCACAAACGAATTACTCATTAGGTGGTACACAGGTGTATTATGCGCCGGTACAAACCTTTCAGCCCGGTGGTGTATATACGATTGTAGTGGCGCAGATGTCCAGCGTGTATCAATACAAGGAATACCCGCTGTACCCTAACTGTTTCACTGTGGTCACCGATGTGGACCCTGCTGCGAACCTTACCTATGGACGCTTACAGCTGGTGAATGCGTTTGATGAATCAGAGAAAGGTATGGTCATACAGGTAGATGGCGTATCGCAGGTGCCTGTTACCTATGGTAACGCCGGCGGATATACGATACTGGTAGCGGGAACGCACCATATCAAAGCGACTGATGCTACCGGTAAAACGGCTATGGAAAAGGATATTACCATTCGCGGAGGCGATAACCTCACATTATGGGCCTATCCGGCTACAGATAACAGTATAGCCATGAGCGTTATACCAAACAATATGGGCGGACTCCGTAGCAATGGTACCAATGCTGACGGCTCCGATGGCGCCAATAACAGCTATGATCCGCTGAAATATAAAGTGCTGGTGCAAACACGTTTCCTCAATCTCTGTCCTGATTTACCTTATGTCAGCTTTACCGCTAAGAACGGGGCGCTGTTTACAGAAGCGATGTTTTCTGCCGCTGCCGCTGCACAGCAGCTGCAGCCTGGGTTAGCGCCTTCGGCAGTAACTGTCCCTTATCCCTATATCGATCTTGGCGTGGTAACAGGAGGCGCTGTGGAGGCTTATCAGTCGCAGCCAGGCGTATTACCTGGCAACCGCCTGATTAATGTGCCGGCACTTACTAAAATGGATTTTGTGAAGATGCCTGCCATGTATTTCCTGGATGGCAATGCCGGTGCGGAGTCAGGCGTATATACCGTGGCGTTGATAGGCAGAAACAACAGCAGCCAGCATCCCCGGATGATAGTAGTAAAACATAACCAGTAA
- a CDS encoding fasciclin domain-containing protein codes for MKKLQYSGWLLVLVLMVFSCKKPDFEAEQQAMAAGTISDYLKNNFDFSLFAAAVNKAGLADSLDKAGAAYTVLAPTNAAFNKDGVLTAADFDKWPADSLRYFVRTHILPVRLFYSDIPLSSDNRYDNLNGARLYISRSSAYNAALAVNGVIVQSQPSLSTSVAATYGATQLNGVVYPLGNTLKVLPQTVQEFLSSRPAFSHLVAGFKKFGYWDKLGTDGPFTVYAPMDSTFDRWGITLDSISRMDANKYDPVVFGGYFLQPNHLFVLDILQLPPPSGINFLAFSLADAKYKLVMGQQPFGLGVGVVTAASALTSTLVPVTPFWNQPYGNQGTPFLGETTQGLGLNLLKGTYINYTCSNGVVHMLGDILVLPGKVIK; via the coding sequence ATGAAAAAACTACAATATAGCGGTTGGTTATTGGTACTGGTGCTGATGGTCTTCTCCTGTAAAAAGCCGGATTTTGAGGCGGAACAACAGGCCATGGCTGCCGGTACTATCAGCGACTATCTGAAAAATAATTTTGACTTTTCCCTCTTTGCTGCCGCAGTCAATAAAGCCGGACTGGCAGATAGCCTGGATAAGGCCGGCGCAGCCTATACGGTGCTGGCGCCCACGAATGCAGCCTTCAATAAAGATGGTGTACTCACGGCAGCCGATTTTGATAAATGGCCCGCAGATAGCTTACGCTACTTTGTCAGAACGCATATACTGCCTGTCAGACTCTTTTACAGCGATATTCCATTGTCTTCCGATAACCGGTACGACAACCTCAACGGGGCAAGGCTCTATATTTCCCGCTCCTCCGCGTATAATGCTGCGTTAGCGGTGAATGGCGTTATCGTACAAAGTCAGCCTTCCCTGAGTACTTCTGTGGCGGCTACTTATGGCGCTACACAACTGAACGGTGTGGTATATCCGCTGGGAAACACCCTGAAAGTGCTGCCCCAAACGGTGCAGGAATTCCTTTCTTCCCGACCAGCCTTTTCGCATCTCGTAGCGGGTTTTAAAAAATTCGGCTACTGGGATAAACTGGGCACAGATGGTCCGTTTACCGTGTATGCACCTATGGACTCCACTTTCGACCGCTGGGGAATCACGCTGGACAGCATCAGTAGAATGGATGCAAACAAATATGATCCGGTGGTATTTGGTGGTTATTTTCTGCAACCCAATCACCTGTTTGTATTGGATATATTACAATTACCACCTCCTTCAGGTATTAACTTCCTTGCTTTTTCGCTGGCGGATGCCAAATATAAATTAGTGATGGGGCAGCAGCCATTCGGTTTAGGCGTTGGCGTTGTAACGGCTGCTTCTGCGCTGACCTCCACACTGGTACCGGTGACGCCCTTCTGGAACCAGCCTTACGGTAACCAGGGTACGCCTTTCCTGGGAGAGACTACACAGGGTCTGGGCCTGAATCTCCTGAAAGGTACCTATATCAATTATACCTGCTCCAATGGCGTGGTACATATGCTGGGAGATATACTGGTATTGCCGGGTAAAGTAATTAAGTAA
- a CDS encoding fasciclin domain-containing protein yields MKKYTNWSLYCFCLLLLLISACTKTEEPPKPIGDKLPYSGNVNKSLAQLIDSIPEASIFSAAIKRTTIQRYMDSLAGKNPNGPYTMFVPSNKAWQAAGFTADNIGTVPVATLDTIIRYLTIPGGLPANTVDLTGETNFYPLMAGDRTLTRSQVPSPFLSWTNMYYYYRIAVGLTSGTLRLNGRTASKAPAIPAINGSLFLLDTMIVKPFYESYQVLNHDTSFSFYMAALKKNNAIYTAKGIIGQYNDTSSLVLAIGSNTPGKEPFAIVFAPDNNAFRKAGFNSIADINNYIDKSALVTAPDYTQMRTNMDSILVNHQILSNYNALNPFYTYIYSIDLLNNMFLQPLSNAPSAGALLATNINGQVVLHRQDFPQGRAATIIAPSDITTLTGVIHRVDNLLLPTP; encoded by the coding sequence ATGAAGAAATATACTAACTGGTCATTATACTGTTTTTGCCTGTTGCTGCTATTGATCAGCGCATGCACAAAAACGGAGGAACCGCCAAAACCAATAGGAGATAAGCTGCCGTATTCCGGCAACGTCAATAAAAGTCTGGCACAGCTGATAGACTCCATACCTGAAGCATCCATTTTCAGTGCTGCTATCAAACGTACTACCATACAGCGTTATATGGATAGTCTGGCCGGAAAGAACCCCAATGGCCCCTATACGATGTTTGTGCCTTCCAACAAGGCATGGCAGGCCGCAGGGTTTACTGCTGATAATATCGGTACGGTTCCGGTAGCGACGCTGGATACGATTATCCGGTACCTGACCATACCCGGTGGTTTGCCGGCAAATACGGTTGATCTTACCGGGGAAACAAATTTCTATCCATTAATGGCCGGCGACAGAACACTGACGCGTTCGCAGGTGCCGTCACCATTCCTGTCGTGGACCAACATGTACTATTACTACAGGATAGCGGTAGGACTCACATCCGGCACATTAAGATTAAATGGCAGAACAGCCAGCAAGGCGCCGGCTATTCCTGCTATCAATGGCAGCCTGTTCCTGCTGGATACAATGATCGTGAAGCCTTTCTATGAAAGTTACCAGGTGTTGAATCATGATACCAGCTTCAGCTTCTATATGGCAGCCTTGAAGAAGAATAATGCCATCTATACTGCAAAAGGAATTATAGGCCAGTATAACGATACTTCTTCGCTGGTGTTGGCCATTGGTAGCAATACACCTGGTAAGGAACCTTTTGCTATTGTATTTGCTCCGGATAACAATGCTTTCAGAAAAGCCGGTTTTAATTCTATTGCAGATATCAATAATTATATAGATAAGTCTGCATTGGTAACTGCACCTGATTATACCCAGATGCGTACCAATATGGATTCTATACTGGTGAATCATCAGATACTGAGTAATTATAACGCGTTGAATCCTTTTTATACCTACATATATTCGATAGACCTGCTCAATAATATGTTCCTGCAACCTTTGAGCAATGCGCCATCAGCAGGGGCTTTGCTGGCTACCAATATCAACGGGCAGGTGGTGCTGCACCGGCAGGATTTCCCGCAGGGCCGCGCTGCCACTATTATAGCACCGTCGGATATCACTACGCTTACCGGTGTGATACACCGCGTTGATAACCTTTTATTGCCTACTCCATAA
- a CDS encoding fasciclin domain-containing protein, with product MEPKKIITRLMMGVVLLTACTKDKVQPENIYAKTGIAAVVNSNFSLSLCRYALVTTHYDDTLSKPGPYTLLGPSNDAFTAAGWSSGAALIRATDSIRAMMPYHFIRGAIKLDSLPMAFNQPLTAGNGQPLYVTHWVNSRDTAIVVNGVRVSTFDKPATNGLVNITDGVLYPIVYNDVQQAVSGDPALSMFNAAIIQSGLAADYNTGGPYTVFAPVNAAFNAIGVMTVDSVYKMDVSKLQKIVKAHIATGRNFIYDYILKADVTANTYQEHMLSGAISTFTLVPDPLRQGRFAGITLQTASGASVSISRKNILAGNGVVHSISGLLNN from the coding sequence ATGGAACCTAAAAAAATTATTACACGGCTGATGATGGGAGTGGTGCTACTTACTGCCTGCACCAAAGATAAAGTGCAGCCTGAAAACATATATGCCAAAACAGGTATTGCCGCCGTGGTGAACAGCAATTTCAGTTTATCGCTTTGCAGGTATGCATTGGTAACTACCCATTATGATGATACATTAAGTAAGCCTGGTCCGTATACTTTGTTAGGCCCGTCCAACGATGCTTTTACGGCAGCGGGCTGGTCATCTGGCGCAGCGCTGATACGTGCCACTGATTCTATCCGTGCCATGATGCCGTACCATTTTATTCGTGGCGCTATTAAGCTTGATTCCTTACCGATGGCTTTTAACCAGCCACTGACAGCCGGAAATGGACAGCCACTATATGTTACACACTGGGTGAATAGCCGGGATACCGCTATTGTGGTAAATGGTGTCAGAGTAAGCACTTTCGATAAGCCTGCAACGAATGGCCTGGTGAACATTACGGATGGGGTGCTTTACCCGATCGTCTATAACGATGTACAGCAGGCGGTTTCAGGTGATCCTGCCTTGTCGATGTTCAACGCTGCCATTATTCAGAGCGGCCTTGCAGCAGATTATAACACCGGCGGCCCCTATACGGTGTTTGCCCCGGTAAACGCGGCATTCAACGCTATCGGTGTGATGACGGTGGATAGTGTGTATAAAATGGATGTGTCCAAGCTGCAAAAAATCGTGAAGGCACATATCGCTACGGGAAGGAATTTTATCTATGATTATATCCTGAAAGCAGATGTAACCGCCAATACTTACCAGGAGCATATGCTCAGTGGCGCTATTTCTACTTTTACACTTGTGCCCGATCCCCTGCGTCAGGGCCGATTTGCAGGTATCACCCTGCAAACTGCTTCGGGGGCCAGTGTAAGCATCTCCCGAAAAAATATACTCGCAGGTAACGGCGTAGTACATAGCATCTCCGGGCTTTTAAATAATTAA